The genomic stretch GATAAAATTTTATCACAAACAATAAAAAAACAAGATTATATTCAATATGACTGCATAGTAGGAGTTGGTGGAGGGAGGGCAATAGATACTGGGAAATATTTAGCATACAAATTAGGAGTACCCTTTATCAGTGTGCCAACAACTGCCTCAAATGATGGAATAGCCTCTCCTATAGTATCTATAAAAAAGCCGTCATTTATGGTAGAAGCTCCAATTGCTATTATTGCCGACACTGAAATAATAAAAAAATCTCCAAAAAGATTATTAAGTGCTGGTATGGGGGATATAGTTTCAAATATTACTGCAGTTTTAGATTGGAAATTAGCGTATAAAGAAAAGGGAGAAAGATATAGTGAAAGTTCTGCTATATTTTCAAAAACCATTGCAAAAGAACTAATTAACTATGTTCTAAATTCTGATTTGTCAGAGTATACAAATAAACTTGTAAAGGCCTTAGTTGGTAGTGGGATAGCTATTGCTATAGCAAACTCTTCTCGTCCAGCGTCTGGTAGTGAGCATCTCTTTTCACATGCATTAGATATGTTGAAGGAAAAATATAATTTAAATGTAAATTCATTGCATGGAGAGCAGTGTGGTGTAGGAACAATTATGATGAGTTATTTACACGAAAAAGAGAATAAAAAATTATCTGGTTTATCTACAAAAATAAAAGAATCCCTAAAGAAAGTTAATGCTCCCACTACATCTAAAGAGTTGGGCTTTGATGAAGATATTATTATTGAGGCGTTAACTATAGCTCACAAGATTAGAAATAGATGGACTATATTAAGAGATGGATTAAATAGAGAAGAGGCAAAAAAATTGGCTGAAGAAACAGGAGTTATATAATAATATTATAACGCATTAGATAATAAAATTATAACAATCTCAATAACTACTATTTGAAAAATCAAACATTAACTTAACTTTATTTATTACTTTATTTATTAATAGATATAGACAATCGATTTCTAATATTATTCCAATAACAATCCCAAGAGCCATTATTTATTAATTATCTGATGAGGAGGCATAGCCTTCGAGGTTATTATAAATGCTGTTATTATAAATGCTTATAAATTCCTTTTATGGGGCTGTCTCTGTTCAGCCCGAAGTCCAATGAGCCTATGGCAGAGAGAATGGTATTCTCGATGAAACTATGGGTTGGAAACAGCCTTAATTGATGCTATTATTATTAGTAATACAACAACCCTTGTTATTTCATTTGAAGCTCCTAATACATCTCCATTTACTCCTCCAAAATGCTTTTTAGCTATTTTAGCCATACACAAGCCAGTAATTATAGAAACTAATATAGCAATTATAACAACTTTTCTATGAATTCCATCAAATAGAAGTATTAAAGGTAAGGATAAAATAATTCCAACTGTTAAAAATTTTTCATCACTTTTTTTTACAAAGTATCTTCCAGTTCCTTCAATTAAAGGATTTCCAAAAGTTGAACAACTGAGCATTCCCAATTTTGCACAAACCTCTCCAACAAGTAAATACAATATATTAATTTCTAAAATGTAAGATATAGAAAATATAGCCATCAAATTGATAAATATTGCAAAAACTACTCCTCCACATCCAATATATCTATCTTTCATAGCCATTAACTTCTTTTTTTTATCTCCAACAGCCATATATCCGTCTCCAAAATCAATTAAACCATCCATGTGATGAAAACCATTTAAATATTCTATAAAAAACAAAATTAAAATAGCTGTTAAAAGATTAGGTAGGAAAAAACTAAAAATGTAACCAACAAACAAACTAAAAATTCCAAATATGTATCCAATTAAAACTATAAAGTAAAAATAACTCGCAACTTTCTCAAAATCAAAATCTTCCACATAAATAGGAAACCTTGTAAAAAATGACAACAATGCCTTAAACTCCTTAAACATTGTTATCCCCAAAATTTTAAAATTCTAATTCTTTTTAACATCTTTAACTTTTAATTTTTTAACAATATCTACAAGTTCTTGAAGTGAGTTTATTCTATAATCGCTATGTTCATCTTTCATATCTTTATATTTACCTTTTAATATCCTAACTGTTATCATTCCTAACTCTTTTGCTGGTTTTATATCTTTATCAACTCTGTCTCCAACATATATTGTTTCTTCAGGCTTTAAACCCATCCTATTTAAACCATATTTAAAAAACTCTAAGTGAGGTTTTCCTAAGCCAAACTCTTCTGATGTAATAACATCATCAAAAAACATATGAATTCCTAATCTAATAAGTTTTTCCCACTGCTTTATAGTTAGTCCATCAGTTATAACCCCCAACTTTAAACCCATAGATTTAAGCTCTATCAAGGTTTTTATAGTATGTGGATAAGGTCTTAATAATGCCACTTTAACATTGTGGTAAGTTATTATTCCAGTAGTTATTATTTTTGGGTCATATCTTCCTAATATTGACTTAACTAAATCGTCAAAGTGCTTTCCATAGTTTGAACCCTTATCTTCAATAATTTTGTTTAGTATATTCATAGCCTCATCAAAACTTACATTTAAACCAGCATCTATCATTGATTTAACTGCCTCCCTTCTTGCAATTTCTACAAATTCTGAAGAATTATATAGAGTATCATCTAAATCAAATAATATACCTTTTATCATAATTTATTCCCTTTTTGTATTTTTATTTGAATTTTTTACTTTCTCTTTAACTAATTTGAATAATCCAACAAAATCATCATTTTCTGTAACAGGAACTACAATTAATCCTAACTTTCTATGCCTTTCAATCCAATCTTCATCGTAAGCGGGAACTTCTATTTTTATAGGTTCATCGGTAGGATTTCCTACTATAACATTTCTATATGGAAATGGCTTTATATCTTCGTCATCATAAGGAAATGTAGTTTCTCTAATATATCCTCCCAAAGCCATTGTCATTTTTGGAAGTAAAACCATTTTTGGCATTATTATCCCCTATTATTTATTTTACTTAAATATTTTACTTAAATTATAATCTATAATTATAAAGTTGTAGCAGGATATAACATTAAGACAATTAAAATTTATCATTAAATGAATATAAAATAACCTTACTAAAATAGTTTTCGTGTTTTGATTTTATATAATCTAAAATAATAAAGAAGTAAAAAATAAAATAGTGAAAAGTAGGAATTTAGTATTCTATGTAGTCAATTGCGTGCTTAAATATTAATAAGTTTCTGTCTCCTACTTTTACAATAATCTCATAGTTCGAAATACCTGTAACATTTGCATCTAAAACTTCCCCGTTTCTCAAGAATATCTTGACTTTTTTCCCTCTTAATTTTCTTGCATATTCAAAGTTTGGAATTATTTTATTTGCTTTCTTTTTTGCAGGTTTATTCATTGCCGCCACCTTTTTAATTAATTAAATTAATTAACCCATAATAATTTTCAAACACCTATATATACTTTTTTAAATAGTAAATAGTAGATAATAAATATATAAATATGAATATTTAATTCTTTTCTGTTACAATTACTGAACCTTCGTTAAAAGGATTTGACCTTAAATATATTGAGTATAGATATGGATAATTATCTTTTAAATGTTTCACATAATTTAGCCACTGTATCACTAAAAATTTATAAACTCTAATAATATCATTTTTTAAGTGGTTTAAATCACTTTTTGGTAAGTTGTTTAAATCCTCTCTTTTATGCAATTCATCTGCTAAATGAAAAACTGCTAATAACAATTCTGAAAACTCATCATGTTCTAACAATAGAGGATTTTCCATTAATCTTAAAAGGAACTCTTTATTTTTATCTAATAGATTTTTTAGTTCGTATAAGTTGATTTTTTCAATGTCTATTTCGTATTTATAATTTTTTAAGAGTTTTTTCATTTTTTCATACCATTTGTTATCCCATTCATTTGTTATTTTTAAAAAACTTTTTATATTTCCTTTATCTGCTTTTAAGATAATTTTTAATAAATCTTCGCCAACAGTATTAAAAAATGCACCTATAAGCATATTAAGTTTTTTTAATTTTTTCATTTTGTCTCTATGCTCTAAAATTCTCTCAATAACTATTGTTACGAGTAATACTTCAATAGGCACAAAGGCTAAATGAAGTATAAAATAACTCAATAAATGTTCAATATCCCTAAATATTAAAAAATGCAAAAAATAAATTAACATAGATGTAATAATTAAAATAATTGATAGTATCAATATATACTTTTTATCATCCATTTTATCCCATAAATTTCCATATCTTATCTCCTACATAGTGAAGATTCTTAACAGCTCTTCCTTCCTTAGATTCTTTCATTGTTTTTCCATCCATTAGAGCAATACCTACACATATTGGCTTTTTGTGTTCTTCATCAACAACAAATACAAAATCTCCTTCTTTAATATTTTCATCAGAATCAACAATTCCTGGAGCCATTACATCTGCCCCTTTTATTAAAAATCTTATTGCCCCTTTATCAACTACAACTAAATTTTTGTTAGGTAGAAATTTTAACAACAACTTAATTGTAGGAATAATCTTATTATCTTTTTTAAAGGCGATTGGTTCTCTATCTACCAATATAATGTCAAAATTGTCTGTTATAACTACCTCCACTTTACTTTTTTTTGGAATAATATCATCCAAATTTTCAAAAAATTCATTTAACTCTTTTTTTAAGTTTTTTATATCCTTTTTACTTAAAAAATACCTCCTCTTTACATTCAATTCCATCACCTTAATTATTCCAATAATTTATAGAGTGTCGTTCTTTCTTTAGGAGTTAATCCAACCCTTTTAATCATATCTTTAATTTCCTCAACGCTCATATAAACTCCATGCTCTGCCCCAGCACTTCTTGATATATTCTCCTCAATAAGT from Methanocaldococcus lauensis encodes the following:
- a CDS encoding sn-glycerol-1-phosphate dehydrogenase; protein product: MIITTPRFTIIEDGAINKLKDVLKKLNLKNPLVITGKHTKKYCKFPYDIEYYDKILSQTIKKQDYIQYDCIVGVGGGRAIDTGKYLAYKLGVPFISVPTTASNDGIASPIVSIKKPSFMVEAPIAIIADTEIIKKSPKRLLSAGMGDIVSNITAVLDWKLAYKEKGERYSESSAIFSKTIAKELINYVLNSDLSEYTNKLVKALVGSGIAIAIANSSRPASGSEHLFSHALDMLKEKYNLNVNSLHGEQCGVGTIMMSYLHEKENKKLSGLSTKIKESLKKVNAPTTSKELGFDEDIIIEALTIAHKIRNRWTILRDGLNREEAKKLAEETGVI
- the cobS gene encoding adenosylcobinamide-GDP ribazoletransferase; protein product: MFKEFKALLSFFTRFPIYVEDFDFEKVASYFYFIVLIGYIFGIFSLFVGYIFSFFLPNLLTAILILFFIEYLNGFHHMDGLIDFGDGYMAVGDKKKKLMAMKDRYIGCGGVVFAIFINLMAIFSISYILEINILYLLVGEVCAKLGMLSCSTFGNPLIEGTGRYFVKKSDEKFLTVGIILSLPLILLFDGIHRKVVIIAILVSIITGLCMAKIAKKHFGGVNGDVLGASNEITRVVVLLIIIASIKAVSNP
- a CDS encoding TIGR02253 family HAD-type hydrolase produces the protein MIKGILFDLDDTLYNSSEFVEIARREAVKSMIDAGLNVSFDEAMNILNKIIEDKGSNYGKHFDDLVKSILGRYDPKIITTGIITYHNVKVALLRPYPHTIKTLIELKSMGLKLGVITDGLTIKQWEKLIRLGIHMFFDDVITSEEFGLGKPHLEFFKYGLNRMGLKPEETIYVGDRVDKDIKPAKELGMITVRILKGKYKDMKDEHSDYRINSLQELVDIVKKLKVKDVKKN
- a CDS encoding energy-converting hydrogenase B subunit P; amino-acid sequence: MPKMVLLPKMTMALGGYIRETTFPYDDEDIKPFPYRNVIVGNPTDEPIKIEVPAYDEDWIERHRKLGLIVVPVTENDDFVGLFKLVKEKVKNSNKNTKRE
- a CDS encoding RNA chaperone Hfq codes for the protein MNKPAKKKANKIIPNFEYARKLRGKKVKIFLRNGEVLDANVTGISNYEIIVKVGDRNLLIFKHAIDYIEY
- a CDS encoding RNA-binding protein codes for the protein MNVKRRYFLSKKDIKNLKKELNEFFENLDDIIPKKSKVEVVITDNFDIILVDREPIAFKKDNKIIPTIKLLLKFLPNKNLVVVDKGAIRFLIKGADVMAPGIVDSDENIKEGDFVFVVDEEHKKPICVGIALMDGKTMKESKEGRAVKNLHYVGDKIWKFMG